From Cannabis sativa cultivar Pink pepper isolate KNU-18-1 chromosome 8, ASM2916894v1, whole genome shotgun sequence, a single genomic window includes:
- the LOC115700499 gene encoding cinnamoyl-CoA reductase-like SNL6, whose product MGILRSEDRTKAELHEFRRMLMASAGAHRRKNQHDHRFNAAVDETDEGERGGLVCVTSGLSFLGIAIVNRLLIRGYSVRIIVDNPEDLAKIEEMESNYNSGNNNSNNISAIMANLTDEESLLSEAFKDCRGVFHTSAFIDPAGLSGYTKYMADIEAKASENVIKACARTPSVKKFVFTSSLLTCLWRDRSTQQENSPVINHDSWSSESLCRDKKLWYALGKLRAEKATWKIAEQSGLKMASICPGLITGPEFNNINATATTAYLKGAQEMYENGVLASVDVNRLAEAQVCVYEAMRKGRGGRYICFDEVIKEEEMAEKLAKEINVSKSKICGTEDRSTNALPRFQLSKKKLTNLMNTQQRPCYTQSQEQL is encoded by the exons ATGGGCATCCTTAGATCAGAAGACAGGACAAAGGCCGAGCTCCACGAGTTCCGCCGCATGTTAATGGCATCTGCCGGCGCCCATCGCCGGAAAAACCAGCACGATCATCGATTCAACGCCGCTGTTGACGAAACCGATGAAGGTGAACGAGGTGGACTGGTTTGTGTCACCAGTGGTCTTTCCTTTTTAGGTATCGCCATCGTCAACCGCCTTTTGATTCGTGGCTACTCCGTTCGAATCATCGTCGATAATCCAG AAGATCTGGCTAAAATAGAAGAAATGGAGTCAAACTACAACAGTGGGAATAACAATAGTAATAACATATCAGCCATAATGGCGAACCTAACAGATGAAGAGAGCTTACTATCAGAAGCTTTCAAGGATTGTCGTGGTGTATTCCACACCTCTGCTTTCATTGACCCTGCGGGTCTCTCTGGCTACACG AAATACATGGCTGACATAGAAGCCAAAGCGAGCGAGAATGTGATCAAGGCATGCGCAAGAACACCATCAGTGAAGAAATTTGTGTTCACATCTTCACTTTTGACTTGTCTATGGCGAGACAGGAgcactcaacaagaaaattctcCCGTAATAAACCACGATAGCTGGAGTAGTGAATCGCTATGTAGAGACAAAAAG CTCTGGTATGCACTGGGAAAGCTACGGGCTGAGAAGGCAACGTGGAAAATAGCAGAGCAAAGTGGGTTAAAAATGGCATCCATTTGCCCAGGTCTCATTACTGGACCTGAATTTAACAATATCAATGCAACAGCCACAACGGCTTATCTTAAAG GAGCTCAAGAGATGTACGAAAATGGGGTGTTGGCAAGTGTGGATGTAAACAGATTGGCAGAGGCACAGGTGTGTGTTTATGAGGCAATGAGGAAGGGAAGAGGTGGTAGATATATCTGTTTTGATGAAGTTATTAAGGAGGAAGAAATGGCCGAGAAGTTGGCTAAGGAAATTAATGTATCAAAGTCAAAAATATGTGGAACAGAAGATAGATCTACCAATGCTCTACCTCGATTTCAATTGTCAAAAAAGAAACTTACAAATCTTATGAATACTCAACAACGACCTTGTTACACCCAAAGTCAAGAACAGTTGTGA